In Mytilus edulis chromosome 7, xbMytEdul2.2, whole genome shotgun sequence, a single genomic region encodes these proteins:
- the LOC139481137 gene encoding uncharacterized protein, which yields MTSSIDTPILIDSDNDDSDVEILREERNEDLDIIFVSETIHVKEEEKPSAENIKSESKPCDTSFNRSLSISSNLDLTLRLTDNPTPPSVDQTPCSNTNSSMSAIDHAPLDLSSKAKYDDITDSSEEGSSEEDYDEDDDDDEDAGSDDPFAIKGPDNGGSILSMPRLYNSDQTQPSNCCSKPQSFNISDILSTGNSTQGRKKLPSQIRILKTYDQTLQPIDSASSYQIKQDCTQSVYSSMTSAGPQQTQHQSNDQSTQSMTQQTICNSVHYQQTFTLKESHDKMQSQQGIWNPSDHATQSNLSTSGTNSVTCNPSFSSSPNKTVTDICDELLQDLDFLNSSNNSLSSHSKLCKTTSSGDQELKSSPPAVGIKRTLSEQNLKSKSDDKILPPKKQTRYLYHQSSEETQSSSWGSEKCSQCQMSLLGLKLSRCLQGHPSCTTCLEEKVKVVLTGKAKETLHCLKPGCNSYFPIGELNQSLPKMVVDILETKLDDDYIDYIANMILKNASSSEDSGHNINSQEVPSVPENRSTGCTADNKLERNKDLPDNWTVMDRKKTHDLVALEPESPEYVDVVFKFHESMKFPLADICKVSRIQNPILWQFFNVKRSEMIQENDGIDVEERKLFHGTQAAIVESICKKGFDWRVCGKNGTVYGQGCYFAVNANYSHQYTDKPTRRNRLPRPFMPVPPPAHFHIHGGTGLMVPIIVNPLSMNPGPGQFGQQPNNNSSSQNFQQLRVYTRPSTSSNTSQGNCLLYTNIQAGQQVSTQNNGASGQRAVGSQSPSVIVNSQYGQPQVVYQSNPPPPMVMPEIQEEKPMHRMILSRVLVGKYTGGNANYRKPPPLFADDPSGRYYDSCVDHIHAPKIFVIFDSAQAYPEYLIEYNILSE from the exons ATGACTTCCTCAATAGACACCCCTATATTAATTGATTCAGACA aTGATGATAGTGATGTTGAGATTCTACGTGAAGAGAGAAACGAAGACTTAGACATCATATTCGTCTCAGAAACAATTCATGTTAAGGAAGAAGAGAAACCCTCTGCAGAGAATATCAAGTCTGAAAGTAAACCATGTGACACAAGTTTTAATCGCAGCCTGAGTATTTCATCAAATTTAGATTTGACTTTACGTTTAACTGACAATCCAACACCACCTTCGGTTGATCAGACACCATGTTCAAACACAAATTCTTCAATGTCAGCCATTGATCATGCTCCACTGGATTTATCATCTAAAGCAAAATATGATGACATCACTGACAGTTCAGAAGAAGGATCCTCGGAAGAGGATTAcgatgaagatgatgatgatgatgaagatgCCGGTAGCGACGATCCATTCGCTATAAAAGGACCAGACAATGGTGGAAGTATACTGTCAATGCCAAGACTATATAACTCTGACCAAACACAACCATCAAACTGTTGCTCTAAACCACAGTCTTTCaatatatcagatattttatCTACTGGAAATTCTACACAGGGAAGAAAAAAACTGCCTAGTCAGataagaattttaaaaacttatgACCAAACATTACAACCAATTGATTCAGCGTCAAGTTATCAGATCAAACAAGACTGCACTCAGTCAGTATATAGTTCTATGACCAGTGCAGGCCCACAACAAACTCAGCATCAAAGTAATGATCAATCAACACAATCTATGACCCAACAAACAATATGCAATAGTGTGCATTATCAGCAAACATTTACTTTGAAAGAGTCACATGATAAAATGCAAAGTCAACAAGGGATTTGGAACCCATCAGACCATGCAACTCAATCAAATCTTTCAACATCAGGGACAAATTCCGTTACTTGTAATCCATCGTTTTCATCCTCACCCAACAAAACAGTGACTGATATTTGTGATGAATTACTTCAGGATCTTGATTTTCTAAATAGTTCAAACAATTCTTTGTCATCACATTCAAAATTGTGTAAAACTACATCATCTGGGGACCAAGAATTAAAGTCATCACCTCCAGCTGTTGGAATCAAACGAACATTATCTGAACAAAATCTAAAATCAAAATCTGATGATAAAATACTGCCTCCAAAGAAACAAACCCGATATCTTTATCACCAGAGTAGTGAAGAGACGCAATCATCATCCTGGGGAAGTGAGAAGTGTAGTCAATGTCAGATGTCTCTGCTCGGTCTTAAACTGTCACGTTGTCTTCAAGGCCATCCTTCTTGTACCACATGTCTGGAAGAAAAGGTCAAGGTTGTATTGACAGGAAAAGCAAAA gAAACTTTACATTGTCTGAAACCTGGCTGTAACAGTTACTTTCCAATTG GTGAATTGAATCAGTCTTTACCAAAGATGGTTGTAGATATATTAGAGACAAAACTTGATGATGATTATATAGACTATATTGCAAATATGATACTTAAGAATGCCTCATCATCAGAGGACAGTGGACACAATATTAACTCACAAGAAGTACCGTCTGTACCAGAAAATAGATCCACAGGCTGTACAGCTGACAATAAACTGGAGAGAAATAAAGATCTACCTGATAACTGGACTGTGATGGACAGGAAAAAG ACACATGATTTAGTTGCCTTGGAACCCGAATCTCCAGAATATGTAGATGTGGTATTTAAGTTCCATGAATCAATGAAATTCCCCTTAGCTGATATTTGTAAAGTTTCCAGAATTCAAAACCCTATACTCTGGCAATTTTTTAATGT AAAAAGATCTGAAATGATTCAAGAGAATGATGGAATTGATGTTGAAGAAAGAAAACTGTTCCATGGCACTCAAGCAGCAATTGTTGAATCAATATGTAAGAAAGGATTTGATTGGAGAGTCTGTGGAAAAAATGGAACAGTCTATGGTCAAG GTTGTTACTTTGCTGTAAATGCCAACTATTCACATCAGTACACAGACAAACCAACCAGACGTAATCGATTGCCGAGACCGTTCATGCCCGTTCCCCCTCCAGCTCATTTCCATATACATGGAGGGACAGGTTTAATGGTTCCAATAATCGTGAACCCTCTATCAATGAACCCAGGACCAGGACAATTTGGACAACAGCCAAATAATAATAGTTCATCACAAAATTTCCAACAATTAAGAGTATACACACGTCCTAGTACTTCATCGAATACATCCCAGGGTAACTGTTTACTTTACACCAACATACAGGCTGGACAACAAGTCTCAACACAAAACAATGGTGCTAGTGGACAAAGGGCAGTTGGTTCTCAATCACCTTCTGTCATTGTTAATTCACAATATGGGCAACCACAAGTTGTCTACCAATCAAATCCTCCTCCACCAATGGTTATGCCAGAAATACAGGAAGAAAAACCCATGCATAGAATGATTCTCAGTCGAGTCCTTGTTGGAAAATATACCGGTGGAAATGCTAATTATAGAAAGCCTCCTCCTTTGTTTGCTGATGATCCGTCAGGGAGGTATTATGACTCGTGTGTGGATCACATTCATGCCcctaaaatatttgttatatttgataGTGCTCAGGCTTATCCTGAGTATTTGATAGAATATAACATACTGAGTGAATGA